A window from Hemibagrus wyckioides isolate EC202008001 linkage group LG17, SWU_Hwy_1.0, whole genome shotgun sequence encodes these proteins:
- the LOC131367586 gene encoding uncharacterized protein LOC131367586 isoform X3, translated as MCVKYFVQLLMIFAALVPSESNCLQSCRNVTLNIQLGSQVLLPCNLSKSKETNEARWSQTSSLLNIGPNGSVNFDDPRDGRIIVFPYLFDRGNFSILVHHFQASDMGMYCCQLSRECQRVEIKPFQEGGLNFPWYYIAAGGGIFILLVIIFSLIYKFRAGKCLIRSSDSYYINSGNKEQRKAEQNRTVDGEEVKVDECDGEYEDIQSDTHEADYENAAGEEHEGQYEDTVSEEQDEDYVNIEGRNCQQQYDDIDTLHPPECYLKRDMPGLHSSESVYENDEHGPKQKSKSPAKAAAASRKISNQQPDSEGQYYANQSEIQKSARAGKRKKDKAEYQFKNPLYDQTPKHNK; from the exons ATGTGTGTGAAATACTTTGTTCAGCTTTTAATGATTTTCGCTGCACTTGTGCCAAGCG AATCGAATTGCTTACAGTCATGTAGGAACGTTACTCTGAACATTCAGCTGGGCTCGCAGGTGCTGCTCCCATGCAACCTTTCGAAAAGTAAAGAAACCAATGAAGCCAGATGGAGCCAAACATCCAGCCTCCTAAACATCGGGCCTAATGGATCCGTCAACTTTGATGATCCTAGGGATGGCAGAATAATAGTATTCCCTTACCTGTTCGATAGAGGAAACTTCTCCATCCTCGTTCATCACTTCCAGGCGTCTGACATGGGCATGTACTGCTGTCAGCTGAGCCGGGAATGCCAGAGAGTTGAAATAAAGCCCTTTCAGGAAGGAG GTTTAAATTTCCCATGGTACTACATCGCTGCTGGAGGTGGAATATTCATTCTgcttgtgattatatttagccTTATCTATAAATTCAGAG CAGGAAAGTGTCTCATAAGATCATCTGATTCTTATTACATCAACTCAGGAAACAAAG AACAAAGGAaggcagaacagaacagaacagtggaTGGTGAGGAAGTCAAGGTTGATGAGTGCGATGGTGAGTATGAAGACATACAGAGTGATACTCATGAAGCGGATTACGAAAACGCAGCAGGAGAAGAGCACGAAGGCCAGTATGAAGACACAGTGAGTGAAGAGCAGGATGAGGATTACGTGAAcattgagggaagaaactgtcaGCAACAGTATGACGATATTGACACCCTGCACCCTCCTGAATGCTATTTGAAGAGAGATATGCCAG GTCTCCACAGCAGTGAAAGTGTCTAtg aAAATGATGAGCACGGTCCAAAACAAAAGTCAAAATCTCCTGCAAAAG cagcagcagcatccagAAAAATATCAAATCAGCAGCCAGATTCTGAAGGACAATACTATG CAAATCAGTCAGAGATACAAAAGTCTGCACGTGctgggaaaaggaaaaaagacaaaG CTGAATATCAGTTCAAAAATCCATTATATGACCAAACtccaaaacacaataaatag
- the LOC131367586 gene encoding uncharacterized protein LOC131367586 isoform X2, producing the protein MCVKYFVQLLMIFAALVPSESNCLQSCRNVTLNIQLGSQVLLPCNLSKSKETNEARWSQTSSLLNIGPNGSVNFDDPRDGRIIVFPYLFDRGNFSILVHHFQASDMGMYCCQLSRECQRVEIKPFQEGGLNFPWYYIAAGGGIFILLVIIFSLIYKFRGKCLIRSSDSYYINSGNKEQRKAEQNRTVDGEEVKVDECDGEYEDIQSDTHEADYENAAGEEHEGQYEDTVSEEQDEDYVNIEGRNCQQQYDDIDTLHPPECYLKRDMPGLHSSESVYENDEHGPKQKSKSPAKAAAAASRKISNQQPDSEGQYYANQSEIQKSARAGKRKKDKAEYQFKNPLYDQTPKHNK; encoded by the exons ATGTGTGTGAAATACTTTGTTCAGCTTTTAATGATTTTCGCTGCACTTGTGCCAAGCG AATCGAATTGCTTACAGTCATGTAGGAACGTTACTCTGAACATTCAGCTGGGCTCGCAGGTGCTGCTCCCATGCAACCTTTCGAAAAGTAAAGAAACCAATGAAGCCAGATGGAGCCAAACATCCAGCCTCCTAAACATCGGGCCTAATGGATCCGTCAACTTTGATGATCCTAGGGATGGCAGAATAATAGTATTCCCTTACCTGTTCGATAGAGGAAACTTCTCCATCCTCGTTCATCACTTCCAGGCGTCTGACATGGGCATGTACTGCTGTCAGCTGAGCCGGGAATGCCAGAGAGTTGAAATAAAGCCCTTTCAGGAAGGAG GTTTAAATTTCCCATGGTACTACATCGCTGCTGGAGGTGGAATATTCATTCTgcttgtgattatatttagccTTATCTATAAATTCAGAG GAAAGTGTCTCATAAGATCATCTGATTCTTATTACATCAACTCAGGAAACAAAG AACAAAGGAaggcagaacagaacagaacagtggaTGGTGAGGAAGTCAAGGTTGATGAGTGCGATGGTGAGTATGAAGACATACAGAGTGATACTCATGAAGCGGATTACGAAAACGCAGCAGGAGAAGAGCACGAAGGCCAGTATGAAGACACAGTGAGTGAAGAGCAGGATGAGGATTACGTGAAcattgagggaagaaactgtcaGCAACAGTATGACGATATTGACACCCTGCACCCTCCTGAATGCTATTTGAAGAGAGATATGCCAG GTCTCCACAGCAGTGAAAGTGTCTAtg aAAATGATGAGCACGGTCCAAAACAAAAGTCAAAATCTCCTGCAAAAG cagcagcagcagcatccagAAAAATATCAAATCAGCAGCCAGATTCTGAAGGACAATACTATG CAAATCAGTCAGAGATACAAAAGTCTGCACGTGctgggaaaaggaaaaaagacaaaG CTGAATATCAGTTCAAAAATCCATTATATGACCAAACtccaaaacacaataaatag
- the LOC131367586 gene encoding uncharacterized protein LOC131367586 isoform X1 — MCVKYFVQLLMIFAALVPSESNCLQSCRNVTLNIQLGSQVLLPCNLSKSKETNEARWSQTSSLLNIGPNGSVNFDDPRDGRIIVFPYLFDRGNFSILVHHFQASDMGMYCCQLSRECQRVEIKPFQEGGLNFPWYYIAAGGGIFILLVIIFSLIYKFRAGKCLIRSSDSYYINSGNKEQRKAEQNRTVDGEEVKVDECDGEYEDIQSDTHEADYENAAGEEHEGQYEDTVSEEQDEDYVNIEGRNCQQQYDDIDTLHPPECYLKRDMPGLHSSESVYENDEHGPKQKSKSPAKAAAAASRKISNQQPDSEGQYYANQSEIQKSARAGKRKKDKAEYQFKNPLYDQTPKHNK; from the exons ATGTGTGTGAAATACTTTGTTCAGCTTTTAATGATTTTCGCTGCACTTGTGCCAAGCG AATCGAATTGCTTACAGTCATGTAGGAACGTTACTCTGAACATTCAGCTGGGCTCGCAGGTGCTGCTCCCATGCAACCTTTCGAAAAGTAAAGAAACCAATGAAGCCAGATGGAGCCAAACATCCAGCCTCCTAAACATCGGGCCTAATGGATCCGTCAACTTTGATGATCCTAGGGATGGCAGAATAATAGTATTCCCTTACCTGTTCGATAGAGGAAACTTCTCCATCCTCGTTCATCACTTCCAGGCGTCTGACATGGGCATGTACTGCTGTCAGCTGAGCCGGGAATGCCAGAGAGTTGAAATAAAGCCCTTTCAGGAAGGAG GTTTAAATTTCCCATGGTACTACATCGCTGCTGGAGGTGGAATATTCATTCTgcttgtgattatatttagccTTATCTATAAATTCAGAG CAGGAAAGTGTCTCATAAGATCATCTGATTCTTATTACATCAACTCAGGAAACAAAG AACAAAGGAaggcagaacagaacagaacagtggaTGGTGAGGAAGTCAAGGTTGATGAGTGCGATGGTGAGTATGAAGACATACAGAGTGATACTCATGAAGCGGATTACGAAAACGCAGCAGGAGAAGAGCACGAAGGCCAGTATGAAGACACAGTGAGTGAAGAGCAGGATGAGGATTACGTGAAcattgagggaagaaactgtcaGCAACAGTATGACGATATTGACACCCTGCACCCTCCTGAATGCTATTTGAAGAGAGATATGCCAG GTCTCCACAGCAGTGAAAGTGTCTAtg aAAATGATGAGCACGGTCCAAAACAAAAGTCAAAATCTCCTGCAAAAG cagcagcagcagcatccagAAAAATATCAAATCAGCAGCCAGATTCTGAAGGACAATACTATG CAAATCAGTCAGAGATACAAAAGTCTGCACGTGctgggaaaaggaaaaaagacaaaG CTGAATATCAGTTCAAAAATCCATTATATGACCAAACtccaaaacacaataaatag
- the LOC131367586 gene encoding uncharacterized protein LOC131367586 isoform X4: MCVKYFVQLLMIFAALVPSESNCLQSCRNVTLNIQLGSQVLLPCNLSKSKETNEARWSQTSSLLNIGPNGSVNFDDPRDGRIIVFPYLFDRGNFSILVHHFQASDMGMYCCQLSRECQRVEIKPFQEGGLNFPWYYIAAGGGIFILLVIIFSLIYKFRAGKCLIRSSDSYYINSGNKEQRKAEQNRTVDGEEVKVDECDGEYEDIQSDTHEADYENAAGEEHEGQYEDTVSEEQDEDYVNIEGRNCQQQYDDIDTLHPPECYLKRDMPGLHSSESVYENDEHGPKQKSKSPAKGV; this comes from the exons ATGTGTGTGAAATACTTTGTTCAGCTTTTAATGATTTTCGCTGCACTTGTGCCAAGCG AATCGAATTGCTTACAGTCATGTAGGAACGTTACTCTGAACATTCAGCTGGGCTCGCAGGTGCTGCTCCCATGCAACCTTTCGAAAAGTAAAGAAACCAATGAAGCCAGATGGAGCCAAACATCCAGCCTCCTAAACATCGGGCCTAATGGATCCGTCAACTTTGATGATCCTAGGGATGGCAGAATAATAGTATTCCCTTACCTGTTCGATAGAGGAAACTTCTCCATCCTCGTTCATCACTTCCAGGCGTCTGACATGGGCATGTACTGCTGTCAGCTGAGCCGGGAATGCCAGAGAGTTGAAATAAAGCCCTTTCAGGAAGGAG GTTTAAATTTCCCATGGTACTACATCGCTGCTGGAGGTGGAATATTCATTCTgcttgtgattatatttagccTTATCTATAAATTCAGAG CAGGAAAGTGTCTCATAAGATCATCTGATTCTTATTACATCAACTCAGGAAACAAAG AACAAAGGAaggcagaacagaacagaacagtggaTGGTGAGGAAGTCAAGGTTGATGAGTGCGATGGTGAGTATGAAGACATACAGAGTGATACTCATGAAGCGGATTACGAAAACGCAGCAGGAGAAGAGCACGAAGGCCAGTATGAAGACACAGTGAGTGAAGAGCAGGATGAGGATTACGTGAAcattgagggaagaaactgtcaGCAACAGTATGACGATATTGACACCCTGCACCCTCCTGAATGCTATTTGAAGAGAGATATGCCAG GTCTCCACAGCAGTGAAAGTGTCTAtg aAAATGATGAGCACGGTCCAAAACAAAAGTCAAAATCTCCTGCAAAAG GTGTTTGa